The stretch of DNA CAGTAATCTGATCATATTTCAGTCATGTGCTCGATCTGCTGTTATCTTAAGGATGATTAATATGATAAATTCACACTGTTCTTCCTCTCCAGGCAGCTCCACACCCCCACcaacctcctcatcctctctctggctgtctcAGATTCCGTCAGTGGCCTCCTTATGTTCTTTCAGATTCTGCTCATAGATGGCTGCTGGTTCCTCGGTGACCTCATGTGTGCCTCTGTATCAGTACCTAGCATATGTTATTTCCTCAGCTACAGTAGGAACCATGGTGCTCGTATCTGTTGACCGCTATGTAGCTATTTGTCATCCTTTGCATTACTCCagtgaaatcacacaaaaaagagttcaggtgtgtgtttgtctgtgttggatATGCTCTGTAATTTTTCAAAGTCTGATCCTAAAGGATATATTGAAACAACCAGGCAGCTATCACTCCTGCATTGGGGAGTGTATATTTTTCATTAACTATATTGCTGGACTTGCAGATCTCACGTTTACCTTTATTGTTCCCattactgttattgttgttttgtatatgaGAATATTTGTAGTGGCTGTGTCTCAGGCTCGTGCCATGCGGTCTCATATTACAGCTGTCACACAAATCAGGGAAAGTAACTGCaaagaaatctgaaatgaaagcagccaggactcttggtgttgttgtagttttattTCTAATATGTCTCTGTCCATATTATTGTGTTGCTCTTACAGGCCAAGATAACATGCTCAATGCTTCATCTGCTGCCTTTGTAATATGTTTGTATTACTTTAATTCCTGTCTAAATCCTGTGGTTTATGCCTTTTGTTACCCCTGGTTAAGAAAATCAATTAAGCTCATAGTTACATTTAAGATACTGCAGCCTGACTCCTGTGAGGCGAACATACTGTAGAAAGACTCTGTATGGGCCTGAAATGAGACCCTGAGCATGAATAGACAAATGTACATGTCACGGTGAAGAGTAATTAAAAGCTACGAATAACATGTATGTCTTTGCATCGCATATGCTACAATATGATATTCTGTAAGAATGACTGAGTCGATAATAGAGAAGCAACTTCAGGTTTGTTAATTTtccaaaacagcatttttgtggGGGTGGCTGTGTGGTAAGCACAATGAAGTAAAGAAAACTGAGTTTCCATTCCCAACCTCTAGAAGTGCTTTTTTAGATGTTATTATCCACATCTGAAGAAAATATTTGAGGTTGCTCAACTTACTCAACAAGTTGAGCAGGTACTGTTTCTTCACTGGTGATTAAGGACAGACCTTCAATGTGGCTTCAACAAACCATTTAACAAGTTGGACAAAagagtacattttaaaaaagaaaaaaaacatcccatcTCTGAGGTTTTGTTTCTCAGCCTCATTACTTTTTAAATAGCAAAACGTTTACTGCGTTATCctataaaaacaacactcaaTCCTTAAATATATAACGGAATGGAACAGAACAAAATGATTTAAGCACTGTGATATATTGTTAGTATGTTGCCTACTAAGCCATGCAAGTAGAATGAGTTCAGAATCTTAACTAATCTTAACTTAATTATAGATTGATTGCCATGAAAGTTTTGATTGGATTTGAGGTCCCTATAGGAGGAAGTGTGTTGACTGCAGATCCCCTAACTTCAACTCAAATGTCAGCAGTAGTTTGACATCGTGGCATTTAGTGAAATCTCTTGATAACCATGAGAATTATTTTCTTGCATTCGATTTAATGACTAAGATCACCATAGGATATAAgccattttatttgaaatggctAAAAGttagttagatagatagatagatagatagatagatagatagatagatagatagatagatagatggggAAATTAGATCATAatagcagcaggtacattcaagtacaaatacaatcaaaatataaggcaaggcaaggcaagtttatttgtaaagCACAGTTCAGACagaaggcaactcaaagtgctccCCAGGACCatataaataacagtaaaagaaattaaaaattgcacatttaaattgcatacctttttaaaacaagtatcTAGTGGACTTCATGCATACTACACAATCGTTTTTAACTTATCTCCACTCCAATTACTCCTCATCTCCTGACACGAACCCTTTTTTTGCAAAGTCCAATTTCATCAGGGCTCTGCCTGTCCAGAGTCCTGAGATTGTTTTTCTCAAGGTAAACACCCAGTATACAGTGGCCAATCTGATGTAGGTACTGTGTGCTATAGGCCATTTTTCGGCCTTGGTCTTCTTGTAGCTAGGTATGCATCCAAATTAATCACCAGGGGGTGTTGCTTTTTAAGGTTCGGCCATCCACCTGTTGTCCTTGGCGCCCTGCATTGTATTGACCACAGACTGCACAGACTTTGAGGCCAAGGCTCTCTCTAGCCCCAGAGTATGATGAGATTGTGAAACTCATTCATGTTGGAGGAAGGTTACGGCGGAGTGACCAACTGGAGCAGAAGCTGTTAACCCGGTGATTCTGGATCCTCGCCATTGAGTGACTTACCTCATTATCCAAGATACTTATAAGGATCTTCACCATCCTGGAGCAGAGCGACTGCTTGCAGAGCTACGTTGCAAATACTGGACACTACATGGCTGTGAGGCAGTTAGATGGCATCAGCGCTACTGATCTgactgtcagaggtggagaaCCACTCCAACAGTGCCAAAAATGGCAGATCTACCTCCAGCCAGACTGAAACTTATGAAACCCCCTTCTTTTCAACAGGTATGGACTGTTTTGGGCCCTTTACTGTAAAGTTTGGCTGTCGCCATGAGAAGAGATGGGGCATAGTATTTACGTGTCTCACCACTCGTGCAGTGCACTTAGATGTGCTTTCTATCTTGGATACAGACTCCTTCCTGATGGCCCTCCGTCGCTTTATTGCAAGAGTCAAACAGGCTTAGCTCCTGTCTGATCAGGTTACTAATTTttaaggaggagagagagaacttCAGGAAGTGGAGGGGATTTTAAACTCCAAGCCCTTTGGCTATGTGTCAACAGATGCAGCAGATGCTGATCCAGTGACCCCTAACTTGCTCCTCATGGGGCGGCTGGACCCCTTGCTTCCATAGGCTATATATGGAGAGACTGAGATGCTGAGCCGGCACCGCTGGAGACATAGTCAGGTTTTGGCCGATCAGTTTTGGAGGTGCTTCATTCGACACTATCTTCCCACTCTGCAAACTTGCTCTAAATGGCACAAAGATTTGGCCCAGCCCCAGCTTCAACCTGGAACCATAGTTATGATAGTGGACCCCCAGCTGCCAAGAGCACTTTGGCCAATTGGCCACATCAACCAAGTCATCCCAGGACGGGATATTAGAGTCAGGACTGCAGTGGTCAAGGTCAAAGACAAGACCTACACCAGACCGGTCGCTCGTCTTGTTGCCCTGCCTGCCAACCCAGACACTGATAATGTCTGTCCTCCTTAAGGTGACAAATTTGATGGACAAATTTAGTTGCGGCTGCGTTGAAGGACAGATATAGAAGAGGTAAATAACAGGCAGAactgcgccccctgctgtcTAAAGGAGCCTCCACAGAGTGGGTCGATGCAGCAGGTAGACatgagccagagagagaaagagagactgttGTTGGATTATCAGCGTTGCCGCTTCTGTTGGGAGTTGGGACCTTGACAGTGTGCGTTAAAAGACCAGTGAGTGtgatgtttctggttgtttatTGCTTTATGTTATTCCTTAGAGCTTACATATTTTGATAATCCGGCAAGTTAGCTCATTAATGCTAATAGTTGCTAATAGTAAGAAGTCTCTCACGTGtatatgtttgtattattactgtaTATTACTGGTTGtaagtagggatgtcccgatcaggttttttttaccccgatcccgatccgagtcatttaatatttagtatctgccgataccgagtcccgatccgatacttggccttaactaatattttcctagataatacagctgtattaagaaaaaaagtacctgcatccaagctgttccttaataggtttttattattttgttgaaacaaagcatatactttaatatagctcttaattattctgcatatgctattacaacattggcctccaccttccttgtgttagcaggtgagtgtgtgatgctgcattgtgacagcagaccctcgtgtacagccagctgaagtgtgtgtgagacgcagctcacgcttggtacctccatataatcctttgcttatttcatgtactttacgttgtcacataaaatgacgtggacacgttgcttgtctattaacgcgttcagcatctcctggattgcctgctttacatgctgtatgagacccacgaaactagtgcgcatatactggcatgttgtaactcgaaagtggaataaatgtaatgcagagatggtagggcataccggggattcaaaaactccaggtgacgaagaaaaccctgatcccctattacggagatgagctggttttccagagcgattaatttgatgaccctctctgtattatttgtggacatgtcgctgaagatatttctcataactgaaagtatctgcgactgtttgctgctttggtctccttgcctgtactctcgagtgaacacgttgtattctttgagtttttgttttgtatatgctgtatcaaatgagtagtacaatgcagctccgcgaaacggccgtatagcagatgttacatgtcgccgttggactgctttcgctttctaattgacgttatttccacacggcagacactttattcacaggttttcaCAGAGTAACACCACGCGCGCGTCTGTGTTccgccacaaattgtgctctgacgttaaaaaaaaaaaagaaaaagaaaaaaaaaaatcgggcttgggtccacgttcaaaactgccgattccgatcagcggaaaaatgcccagatcgcctccgatcccgatcctacagatcggatcgggacatccctagttgtAAGTAAGCTGAACGATTCATTCTTTACCATTCCTGGAACTGTATAGTCAATAATGTATATGCTGTTCTGATAACTgttgctttttattctctgttacagaaccacacacacacacacacacacacacacacacacgccttcCATATGTGGCGGGCGGTTAGGAGATTTGACCAGGAAACTGGTATAATTAAGGagccaacaacgccaccttgggaGGTCACCAAGGAATAATAACAgagcaacagagagagggagagcataGGACCCCTACCTGTCTTTATAGGTTGCCTGTCTGCAATGATTGGCTGTCAATCACAGAGTCAACATACGGGACCACAGAACTGGAGCAGAATATACTGCAGCCCCATTCTGCTACACATACatcatttacacacatttcacccacacacactcatttgtcACACTCACACCCTCAACCATTCTTAATCGGCAATAAAGAAACTAAAAGGAACATCTGGACTTGTGTATTCTAACTGATCACAAGTGATTCAATCCAGTTAACTATACAGTCCTTACAATAAACCAACACAAcagcccccctctcggatatctccggGAAGAGGAGCGGGGAATGATCATGATCATTTCATCTTCAAGATGGTGCCATGCCAATAGCAGCCTATCATAGCAGCTCCCAGTACATCAtagtttttattcagtttttattgtgtttttagcttgtttattttttgtaattgttCACTGTACTGTGGATTTATACACAATCCACACATCAAGGTGCCTTTTCACCAGTTTGGATATCTCCTTGTTACTTTTTTGTGCTTGGGTGTCTCCTGATGACTGTAAGCCATGCCGGCTATACAGCCGGCATTTTATACAATCGCAAGCAGCTGATCGCTCTGAGGCCCCCAACCCTCTTAGCCAGGGAGAGACCCACCCACTTAGGAACTAAGGAGGTGACGGCGAAGCTGCAGAGTGGGTTAAATGGAGAGGAAGAGTAGGAAGTTTAAACCCTGCGTCTCTGCAGTTACTATGGGAAATGTATGTCCCTGACAGATAAGATGGATGAACTGGAAGTGCTCGCCAGGACTGCAGCCCTTACAGGGATGTACTGTCTCATATGTACAACCTAAAAGCTGTACTTATTAACTCTCTAAAGGAAACAAGTTAGGAGTTTCAAGTAATCAAGTTGATCAAGTGAAGttaatcagctgtttcttgtgCACAAATACACTTGTTAATGTAGGGATACACATAtaatttctgctgctgtgctctgtgCTGGCGCATTATCCATTGTTCAACTAGCAAAAGGGACTTGGACACGCCCTAAATGCACTAGCTGGCTTCACTGTAGATGACCGCCATAAGCTGTCTAAATATGGCCCATTGTCTCTTCCTGCTAACAGAGGCTATTACAGGTCATCTTCAGGCTTATTTTGTATCAAAATTAAGCAGTAAATACGGTTCTTCTTACCTAGTGCAAAATCATCTTAATAAACTTTCAAAAGAGCCCCAAACCATGTCTGTACTCCAAATGGTTCACCGACagcttttattttagtttggGCTCGACTGGGATAGTTGTTTTGTGATCATTTTACACTCATTTCAGGGAATAGGAACAAATTCATCAGCGTTTGGCCAGATGGGATAATGTCAAGTGCACAAAGAGCAAGAATGTACTCTCACAAAGAGCAACATTTACCACTTTAGCTCAGTCAACATGGACCTGTGACATCTGGCAGATGGCCAAATATGGAGATAAACATAAACCAAAGACATCAACAATGAGGAGGATGAACCAAGAAGTCAAAATACGTTAATCTCTATTGAGAGGAAGAAAGCAGCAGAGGTGGGGAGGAAGGAGGGCTGGGCTGAAAGGATAGTGATAAATGAGTTGTATGACAGAAAGCTTTGTTCAAAAAGCTGCCAGAGCTCAGCAggttctcctctctctggtgATGGAGACCTTAAGGGGAACTGACCTCTGCTTTCCACAACTCCTCAACAGCTCCTGCAGGAAGACAACACGTCCTCACTTTGACACCATGCTGATTTACATTCTGCTGTccttcagctctctgctcactGCAGCTCTTAACCTGCTGGTCATCATCTCTATCTCGCACTTCAAGTAGACATTCACTAATTTATTTAACTAATGAATAGTAGTCAAATGTAGTCATATTGGCCACTGTATACTGGGTGGTTTTGACAATTGTGAGAAACAATAACTGATCATATTTGTGCTTGATCTGCTGTTATCTCAATGATTAATATGATACATTCATGCTGTTCTTCCTCTCCAGGAACCTCCACACCCCCACcaacctcctcatcctctctctggctgtctcAGATTTCTTCGTTGGCCTCCTTATGTTCTTTCAGATTATGCTCATAGATGGCTGCTGGTTCCTCGGTGACCTCATGTGTACCCTGTATCAGTATGTAGCATATGTTATTTCCTCAGCTTCAGTAGGAACCATGGTGCTCATATCTGTTGACCGCTATGTAGCTATTTGTCATCCTTTGCATTACTCCagtgaaatcacacaaaaaagagtTCAGCTGTGTATTTGTCTGTGTTGGATATGCTTTGTAATTTTTCAAAGTCTGATCTTGATGGATGTATTGAAACAACCAGGCAGCTATCACTCCTGCATTGGAGAGTGTACATATTTCCTTAACTACATTGCTGGACTTGCAGATCTCACTTTTTCCTTCATTGTTCCCattactgttattgttgttttgtatatgaGAATATTTGTAGTGGCTGTGTCTCAGGCTCGTGCCATGCGGTCTCATATTACAGCTGTCACACAATCAGGGAAAGTAACTGCACCgaaatctgaaatgaaagcagccaggactcttggtgttgttgtagttttattTCTAATATGTCTCTGCCCATATTACTGTGTTGTTCTTACAGGCCAGGATAACTTGCTCAATGCTTCATCTGCTGCCTTTGTGTTTTGGTTGTATGATTTTAACTCCTGTCTAAATCCTGTGGTTTATGCCTTTTGTTACCCCTGGTTAAGAAAATCAATTAAGCTCATAGTTACATTTAAGATACTGCACCCTTACTCCTGTGAGGCAAACATACTGTCAAAACACTCTGTATTGGGTCTGAAATGAGACCCTAAGCATGAATAGACAAATGTAGATGTACACCGTGAAGAGTAATTAAAAGCTGCAAATAACGTGTGTCTTTGCATTGCTTATGCTACAATATGATATTCTGTAAGAATGACTGAGTCGATAACAGAGAAGGAACTTCAGGTTTGTTAATTTtccaaaacagcatttttgtggTGGTGGCTGTGTGGTAAGCGCAATGAAGTGTAGAAAACTGAGTTTCCATCCCCAACCTCTAGAAGTGCTTTTTCAGACGTTATTATTCACATCTGAAGAAAATATTTGAAGTTGCTCAATTCTGTGGGTCCGTGACCCCCAGAGTTGAGCAGGTACTGTTTCTTCACTGGTGATTAAGGACAGACCTTCAATGTGTCTTCAACAAACCATTCAACAAGTTagagtacattttaaaaaagaataaaatccaTCCCATCTCTGAGGGATTGTTTCTCAGCCGCATTACTTTTTGAATAGCACATTTATTAAGTTATCctataaaaacaacactcaaTCACTAAATATATACAATTCAGTTAAACTAACTCCTCCAAATCATAgctaaacaaacatttttgccCCATACAGCCTTTAAGttaaacacaaaatgatttaaGAACTGTGATATATTGTTAGTATGTTGCCTACCAAGCCATGCAAGTAAAATGAGTTCAGAACCTTAATAATTATAGATTGACTGCAATAAAAAGTTTGGATTGGATTTGAGGTCCCAAGAGGAGGAAGTGTGTTGACTGCAGATCCCCTAACTTCACCTCAAAGTagtagtttgacatttgtgGCTTTTAGTGAAAtctctttatttattgattcagacatgttaaagacaaaataagacaatacAATGAGTTTAttaataatataacaataataataataatacaaaagtAAACAAGCTTTGAGAACATCAGGCATACAGCAAATCACTAAATACCACCAgagaaaagcaaataaaaattTCATGTCCGAAAAGGAGCAGGAAGGAAGTGTGAACTTATCGAGTCCTACTC from Sparus aurata chromosome 9, fSpaAur1.1, whole genome shotgun sequence encodes:
- the LOC115587665 gene encoding trace amine-associated receptor 1-like; the protein is MLIYILLSFSSLLTAALNLLVIISISHFKNLHTPTNLLILSLAVSDFFVGLLMFFQIMLIDGCWFLGDLMCTLYQYVAYVISSASVGTMVLISVDRYVAICHPLHYSSEITQKRVQLCICLCWICFVIFQSLILMDVLKQPGSYHSCIGECTYFLNYIAGLADLTFSFIVPITVIVVLYMRIFVVAVSQARAMRQRLAASRSRRA